One Bos indicus isolate NIAB-ARS_2022 breed Sahiwal x Tharparkar chromosome 10, NIAB-ARS_B.indTharparkar_mat_pri_1.0, whole genome shotgun sequence DNA window includes the following coding sequences:
- the ZBED3 gene encoding zinc finger BED domain-containing protein 3 — MRSEEPAVTMDETGGPDAAAGRLGAPYSEAWGYFHLAPARPGHAAGPWATCRLCGEQVGRGPGWHASTPALWKHLRSAHRRELAESSARRSPPAAPGPVAAAEGDWARLLEQMGALAVRGSLRERELARREAAVEQGERALERRRRALQEEERAAAQARRELQAEREALQARQREVSRREGALAPAPAPSLHAPLKDEPEGEPRDGCVITKVLL, encoded by the coding sequence ATGAGGAGCGAAGAGCCGGCCGTGACCATGGACGAGACCGGCGGGCCGGACGCGGCTGCGGGCCGCCTGGGGGCGCCGTACTCCGAGGCCTGGGGGTACTTCCACCTGGCTCCCGCGCGCCCTGGCCACGCGGCGGGCCCCTGGGCCACCTGCCGGCTGTGCGGGGAGCAAGTGGGCCGCGGCCCGGGCTGGCACGCGAGCACCCCGGCGCTGTGGAAGCACCTGAGGAGCGCGCACCGGCGGGAGCTGGCGGAGAGCTCCGCCCGCCGCTCGCCACCCGCCGCCCCTGGCCCCGTCGCGGCCGCCGAGGGCGACTGGGCGCGCCTCCTCGAGCAGATGGGTGCGCTGGCCGTGCGGGGCAGCCTGCGCGAGCGGGAGCTGGCGCGGCGCGAGGCGGCTGTGGAGCAGGGCGAGCGCGCCTTGGAGCGCAGGCGGCGGGCGCTGCAGGAGGAGGAGCGCGCGGCGGCCCAGGCGCGCCGGGAGCTGCAGGCCGAAAGGGAGGCGCTGCAGGCGCGGCAGCGGGAAGTGAGCCGGCGGGAGGGCGCCttggccccggccccggccccctcGCTGCACGCTCCGCTCAAAGACGAGCCCGAGGGGGAACCCAGGGACGGCTGCGTCATCACGAAGGTCCTCCTGTAG